From the genome of Synchiropus splendidus isolate RoL2022-P1 chromosome 17, RoL_Sspl_1.0, whole genome shotgun sequence, one region includes:
- the angptl5 gene encoding angiopoietin-related protein 5 isoform X1, which yields MATPDGSAARPSYEETVTCVTGIGAISDRTQSDGDDFPDSSAKPPKPVGEVRGRDTCSIPCDITVKLLRDEKHSICGQLQQSLLTFGRSTRKLIRDVMEEQQRALDVLGAQVTELVTKVQTLSSEVQRSNSEMFSIKPVQSHGRDCSDIKDSLLTVVPKIPSGIYIVHPENTDSSFEVFCEMDYMGGGWTVMQRRTDGLTDFKRPWADYVDGFGHLPGEHWLGLRKVFHILNQKEARFQLHIALVSTDDVASYASYDDFRLDGETEFFSIHLGRYSGSAGDAFRGYDQDQNQDTAPFSSSDVDNDGCNPSCSMGNQTVESCSAQQQHTAWWFNQCGLANLNGSPEDPEPDRGHGILWDTWRQNGVPHRIKSVTMKIRRMVTNN from the exons atggcaacccctgatggaaGCGCAGCCAGGCCTTCCTATGAAGAAACTGTAACCTGT GTGACGGGTATCGGCGCCATTTCGGACCGAACACAGTCGGACGGTGATGACTTCCCGGACTCGTCTGCTAAACCTCCCAAACCTGttggagaggtcagaggtcgggaCACCTGCTCCATACCCTGTGACATCACGGTCAAGCTGCTGCGGGATGAGAAGCACTCGATCTGCG GCCAGCTGCAGCAGTCCCTGCTCACCTTCGGCCGCAGCACGCGCAAACTCATCCGCGATgtgatggaggagcagcagcgagCGCTGGACGTCCTCGGCGCGCAG GTGACAGAGCTGGTGACCAAAGTGCAGACGCTCAGCTCTGAGGTCCAGAGGAGCAACAGCGAGATGTTCTCCATCAAACCCGTGCAGTCACATG GGCGGGACTGCAGCGACATCAAGGACAGCCTCCTGACGGTGGTCCCCAAGATCCCCAGCGGAATTTACATCGTCCACCCGGAGAACACCGACTCTTCCTTTGAG GTGTTCTGTGAGATGGACTACATGGGCGGCGGCTGGACAGTGATGCAGCGGCGGACGGACGGGCTGACGGACTTTAAGCGACCGTGGGCCGACTACGTGGACGGCTTCGGGCACCTCCCAG GCGAGCACTGGCTGGGCCTCAGGAAGGTCTTTCACATCCTCAACCAGAAAGAGGCTCGATTCCAGCTGCACATCGCGCTGGTCTCCACCGATGACGTCGCTTCCTACGCGTCCTACGATGACTTCCGCTTGGACGGGGAAACAGAGTTCTTCAGCATCCACCTGGGCCGATACTCGGGCAGCGCAG GCGATGCCTTTCGCGGCTACGACcaggaccagaaccaggacACGGCCCCGTTCAGCTCCTCAGACGTGGACAACGATGGCTGCAACCCCTCCTGCTCCATGGGGAACCAGACGGTGGAGAGCTGCAgcgctcagcagcagcacacggCCTGGTGGTTCAACCAGTGCGGCCTGGCCAACCTGAACGGCTCTCCAGAAGACCCGGAGCCGGACCGGGGACACGGCATCCTCTGGGACACCTGGAGGCAGAACGGAGTTCCTCACAGGATCAAGTCGGTCACCATGAAGATCAGGAGGATGGTGACTAACAACTAG
- the angptl5 gene encoding angiopoietin-related protein 5 isoform X2 — protein sequence MWTSLVLLVALPHLLPSTVTGIGAISDRTQSDGDDFPDSSAKPPKPVGEVRGRDTCSIPCDITVKLLRDEKHSICGQLQQSLLTFGRSTRKLIRDVMEEQQRALDVLGAQVTELVTKVQTLSSEVQRSNSEMFSIKPVQSHGRDCSDIKDSLLTVVPKIPSGIYIVHPENTDSSFEVFCEMDYMGGGWTVMQRRTDGLTDFKRPWADYVDGFGHLPGEHWLGLRKVFHILNQKEARFQLHIALVSTDDVASYASYDDFRLDGETEFFSIHLGRYSGSAGDAFRGYDQDQNQDTAPFSSSDVDNDGCNPSCSMGNQTVESCSAQQQHTAWWFNQCGLANLNGSPEDPEPDRGHGILWDTWRQNGVPHRIKSVTMKIRRMVTNN from the exons ATGTGGACAAGCCTGGTCCTGCTGGTGGCGCTGCCTCACCTGCTCCCCTCCACA GTGACGGGTATCGGCGCCATTTCGGACCGAACACAGTCGGACGGTGATGACTTCCCGGACTCGTCTGCTAAACCTCCCAAACCTGttggagaggtcagaggtcgggaCACCTGCTCCATACCCTGTGACATCACGGTCAAGCTGCTGCGGGATGAGAAGCACTCGATCTGCG GCCAGCTGCAGCAGTCCCTGCTCACCTTCGGCCGCAGCACGCGCAAACTCATCCGCGATgtgatggaggagcagcagcgagCGCTGGACGTCCTCGGCGCGCAG GTGACAGAGCTGGTGACCAAAGTGCAGACGCTCAGCTCTGAGGTCCAGAGGAGCAACAGCGAGATGTTCTCCATCAAACCCGTGCAGTCACATG GGCGGGACTGCAGCGACATCAAGGACAGCCTCCTGACGGTGGTCCCCAAGATCCCCAGCGGAATTTACATCGTCCACCCGGAGAACACCGACTCTTCCTTTGAG GTGTTCTGTGAGATGGACTACATGGGCGGCGGCTGGACAGTGATGCAGCGGCGGACGGACGGGCTGACGGACTTTAAGCGACCGTGGGCCGACTACGTGGACGGCTTCGGGCACCTCCCAG GCGAGCACTGGCTGGGCCTCAGGAAGGTCTTTCACATCCTCAACCAGAAAGAGGCTCGATTCCAGCTGCACATCGCGCTGGTCTCCACCGATGACGTCGCTTCCTACGCGTCCTACGATGACTTCCGCTTGGACGGGGAAACAGAGTTCTTCAGCATCCACCTGGGCCGATACTCGGGCAGCGCAG GCGATGCCTTTCGCGGCTACGACcaggaccagaaccaggacACGGCCCCGTTCAGCTCCTCAGACGTGGACAACGATGGCTGCAACCCCTCCTGCTCCATGGGGAACCAGACGGTGGAGAGCTGCAgcgctcagcagcagcacacggCCTGGTGGTTCAACCAGTGCGGCCTGGCCAACCTGAACGGCTCTCCAGAAGACCCGGAGCCGGACCGGGGACACGGCATCCTCTGGGACACCTGGAGGCAGAACGGAGTTCCTCACAGGATCAAGTCGGTCACCATGAAGATCAGGAGGATGGTGACTAACAACTAG